The genomic DNA TGGCCTCGAGCGCCTCGCGCGCCCAGGTCGACAGTTCCGGGCCGCCCAGCCGGTACAGCATGGTCTCCAGCGGCCACCCCGCCGCCAGCGCCTGCGTGATCGGCCGCACGCCCTGCACCAGGAAGCGCCGGTCGCGATTGCGCTTGGTGCGGTTGTGCAGGTAGGCCTGCCACACCTGCACCGAGGCATTACGGGTACTGACACGTCGAGTCACTGTGGAGTCCGTTCTGTATTCGCCGGACCGACGTCGCCCGCCGGACCGAAGTCGCCCGCCGGATCGACGCTCGTCGCGGTCGCGGGATCGGCGAGGTCACCATGCCCAGGGCCCGAGGCGGGATGAGCACCGGGCCGCGACGCGGTGGCGCCGCCGGAGCGGTGCTCGGTGATCAGTTCGAGCGCCGTGGTGACCAGGGCGGGATCGGCGCCGTCCAGCCAACGCACCCTGGGATCGCGCCGGAACCAGGAACGCTGCCGCCGCACGTAACGCCGGGTGCCGATGAGCGTGCGCTCCTGCGCGTGGCGCAGATCGTATTCGTCGTCGAGGTAGGCGAGGACCTGGGCGTAACCGATCGCCCGACGGGCCGTGACGCCCCGGCGCAGTCCACGTTCGACGAGTCCGCGCACCTCCTCGACCAGGCCCTCGGCGAACATCAGTGCCGTGCGGTGTTCGATGCGCTCGTCGAGTTCGGCGGTGTCGCGGTCGACGCCGAGGATCACCGTGCCCCAGCGCGGTGTGCCGATGCTGGGCGCCGAAGCGGCGAACGGCTTGCCGGTGAGTTCGACGACTTCCAGCGCGCGCACCATGCGCCGTCCGTCCGTGGGCAGGATCGTCTGTGCCGCAACGGGATCCGCCGCACGCAGCGCCTCGTGCACGGCGGCCGCTCCCCCGGTCTCGAGCAATCGCTCCCACTTGGCCCGCACCGTCGGATCGGTGGCGGGGAACGCCCAGTCGTCGAGCAGCGCTTGGACGTACATCATCGAGCCGCCCACGATCACCGGCGTCCGCCCGCGCGCCATGATCGCCTCGACGTCGGCGATCGCGTTGCGCTGGTAGGTGGCGACGCTGGCGGTCTCGGTAACCTCGAGGACGTCGAGCTGATGATGGGGAATGCCGCGGCGTTCGGCGGGCGCGAGCTTGGCCGTGCCGATATCCATGCCGCGGTAGAGCTGCATCGCGTCGATATTGACGATCTCGCCCTCGAGTCGCTCGGCCAGCGCGAGCCCGAGGTCGGATTTCCCGGTGGCGGTGGGACCGACCACTGCGATCGGCACCGTCATCGCGCCCTGCCTTCCCGGTCGTCCCCCGAACGCCACACGCTCACGTGATAGCCGACGCCGAACGGCGCGTCCCGATAGTAGGTCCGCACGGCCGGGTCGGCGGCGTCGGGGGCGAACACCCCCGCCAGCACCTGATATGCGGCGCGTCCGTCGACGCCGAGTCGTGCGCACTCGGCCGGGTCCAGGGCACGCAGCCCGGCGCGGTCGCCTGCGTCGAGCGCGTCGTCGATCCGGCGCTGGACCTCCGGCGCCTGCTCCTGGAAGTAGCCGGGCGCGCTGGTGGACAGGGTCGTAGCGCCGTCGGCGACGACGAGCACGCCGTGCGGCCGCGGATCGGCGTCCAGTTCGCCGCGCAACCGCGTACCCAGCGCGACGCACTCGTCCACGGAAGCGTCCGCGGACACCAAGCAGGCACGGGCCCGCACCTCCGGGGCGGCCTCCCCCCGCAACCACGCGGCGATCAGCACAGCCAGTGGGACCTCCGGATCCGGTTCGGCAGCCGAGGACAGGGCATGCGCGGACAGCCCGACAGTCACATCGGCTCCGAATCCGCGAAAGGTGCCCACCGATTCGGAGGCGTACTCCCTGGTCACAGTGATCCCCGCGCCCGCATTCGCTGCTGTGGAGGTGCCGTCGGCCGAATCGGAGCCGGCCACCGACTGTGCGGCATCGACGCCGACGACAGTCCAGCCGGCCACCCGGGCGAGTTCACCGACGGCGGCGAGCGTGGCGGCACGCACCCGCGCCACCTGCGCGGCCGGATCGTTGCCGGTCGTTCCGGATCGACCGCCGCAGAGTTCGGGAACCAGGAGCGGCGGCGAGGGGACGAGAGCCGCAATGCTGAACACGTCGCCAACCGTATCGGTTCGCCGTGACGCGCCGACGCGGCGCCGGGTGGGCGGCCGGGTACGGGTTCGAGTGTCTGTCGGGTCAATTCCTGCCGGGATTGATAGTGTCGGGGGTGCGACAACCCAGGTCACCACGGGTTGTCACCCCGCACCGACCCGTGGGCCGCCTTTCGCCCACGAGTGACCCGGACGCGACCGTAGCGGCGGCTGGAGAGCAGGTCGAACGGGATGAACCAGGGCGTAACCAGGCAGCCGTGACGCGCGGCAAAGGACGGAGAGCAATGACCGACAGCAACGGAACCGCGAAGGCCACCCCCGGCAGCGCGCCGCGTCCGTCCGGTGCCCCGAAACCGGGTGGATCCAAGCCCCATCCCAAGCCGCACGCGGTCAAGCCGGCCCCCGGCCCGGCACAGCAGCATCCCCATCCGGTCGTGGTGCCCACGGTCACCGACCCCGCACGTTGGGGACGGGTCGACGAGGACGGCACCGCCTGGGTGAAGACCGCCGACGGCGAGCGGATCGTCGGCTCCTGGCAGGCGGGCGACGCCGCCGAAGGCCTGGCGCATTTCGGCCGCCGATTCGACGACCTCGCCACCGAGGTCGCCCTGCTCGAGGCGCGTCTGGCCGCCGGAGCCGATGCCCGCAAGACCAAGGCCGAGGCCATCCGGCTCGCCGAGTCGCTGCCCACCGCGGCCGTCATCGGCGACATCGACGGCCTCGCGCAGCGGCTGCGGGCGATCACCGAACACTCCGAGGAAGCCGCCGCGCACGCCAAGGAGGAAAAGGAGCGCGCCCGCCACGAGCACACCGAGCGCAAGGAAGCGCTGTGCGCGGAGGCCGAGCAGATCGCCGCCGAATCCACCCAGTGGAAGCACGCCGGCGACCGACTGCGCGAGATCCTGGACGAGTGGAAGACCATCCGCGGTGTGGACCGCAAGGTCGACGACGCGCTGTGGAAGCGCTACTCGAAGGCCCGCGAGGCGTTCAACCGCAGACGCGGCGCGCACTTCGCCGAGCTGGATCGGGAGCGGGCCGCAGCGAAGACGCGCAAGGAGGAGCTGTGCGTCCAGGCCGAGGAACTGTCCGGCTCCACCGACTGGGCGGGCACCGCGGCCGTCTTCCGCGAACTGCTCAACGAGTGGAAGGCCGCCGGCAGGGCGCCGCGGGAGGCAGATGAAGCGCTGTGGCGCCGGTTCAAGAGCGCCCAGGACGTGTTCTTCGCGGCCCGCAACGCCGCCGTCTCCGAACGCGACGCCGAGTTCGAGGCCAACGCGGTCGCCAAGGAGGAACTGCTCGCGGCCTACGCCTATCTCGATCCTGCTCATCTCGACCCCGCTCAGGATCTCGACGCCGCCCGCGCCGGCCTGCGGGAGCTGCAGGAACGGTGGGAAGCGATCGGCAAGGTGCCGCGCGAGCGGATGCACGATCTCGAGGGCAAGCTGCGCGCGATCGAGAAGCGTGTCCGGGAGGCCGTCGACGATCAGTGGCGTCGCACCGACCCCGAGGCGATGGCGCGCGCCGCGCAGTTCCGGGAGAAGGTCGCGCACTTCGAGGAACAGGCCGCCAAGGCCGAGGCGGCCGGTCGCCCCCGCGACGCCGAGAAGGCCCGCGAACAGGCCAAGCAGTGGCGTGAATGGGCCGAGGCCGCCGAAGGCGCGGTCAGCAACCTCTGACCCACAGAACGAACGGCGCCGCCGGGTTCCTCACCCGGCGGCGCCGTTTCTCGATCGGGGACTACTACTCGTCGCCGGAGCGGCGCTTGCGATCGCGTTCCTCCGCAGCGGCAGCGGCATTGCGGCGCTGCTCCTCCGCGGCCAGCTGTACGGCGGTGCGGCTCCACACCACACGCACCCAGTGGAAGGTCAGCACGACGACCGCGATCGTGCCGATGAGCAGGCCGATGCCCGGGCCGGCGCCCACATAGTTGTTCAGACCGGGGGTCTGGCGATGCCAGATCGAGAGGACGCCGAAGAAGGACGCCAGTGCCGAACCGGCGACCGCGATCCAGGCCAGCACCCAGCGCCTGGTCATCAGCGCCAGCAACGAGAAGCCGACGCCGAAGAGGGCGGCGAACCAGACGAACAACCGCGAGGGTAGGCCGACGTGCTCGATGCGCGCGGCCTCGGTGCCGAGCAGCACGTCGAAGCCGCGAGCGCTGCCGGTGTGCGAGAGCACCAGCGAGAACAGCAGGACGAAGACCGCGCCGGCCACCACCATCGCGCGCACGCCGGGATCGATCTCCCCGGCGACGCGCCGTTCGACCGCATCGAGCTCGTCACGGAACTGATCGAAGTCTCCCCCGATACTTCTGCTACCGCTGCTCTCGCTGCTGTGCTCGACGGAGCTCACCGCGTCGCCTCCTGGGTCGTCGTCGCCGGCATCGGATCGGTCCCGATCTGCGTCCCGATCTACTCTGCCACCTGCGTCCGAGCCCGTGGCACCCGCCCCACTACGAGACGTAGTATCCGGGTCGGGCTCATCGTCTCGATCGCGATCGTCCCGGTTCGGCCCGCTCATGAGCCGCAACCGGTCGAGCAGCCCGCGGCGGCCGGTTCCGGCGCGGGTGCGCCGATCCTGGGCAGGCCGAGTCCGACGCCGATCGGCGCGGTCTTCGGGGTGACACCGCGCTCGTGCGCGTCACCGGCGCGGGTACGGCGATGGTTCCTGATCGGGGAGTCGGCGATCAGATGATGCGGCGCGGCCTCGGTGACGTCGACGGTGATCAGGTCGCCGGGGCGGATCGGCTCGGCGGTACCGCCCGGCCGGAAGTGCACCAGCCTGCCGTCGCGGGCCCGGCCGCTCATCCGGGCGGTGGCGGCGTTTTTCTTGCCCGCGCCCTCGGCGACCAGCAGTTCCACCTCCGCGCCGATCAGATCGCGGTTGGCCGCCAGCGAGATCTCCTCTTGCAGCGCGATGAGCCGGTCGTAGCGCTCCTGCACCACCTGCTTGGGGAGCTGATCGGGCATCTCGGCCGCGGGTGTGCCGGGACGCTTGGAGTACTGGAAAGTGAAGGCGCTGGTGAACCGGGCCTGCCGCACCACGTCCAGGGTCTCCTGGAAGTCCGCCTCGGTCTCGCCGGGGAAGCCGACGATGATGTCGGTGGTGATGGCCGCGCGCACCTTCTCGATGATGCCCAGGTAGCGCGCCTTGCGATAGGAGCGGCGCATGGCCTTGAGCACCCGGTCGGAGCCGGACTGCAACGGCATGTGCAACTGGGGGCAGATATTGGGGGTCTGTGCCATCGCCTCGATCACGTCGTCGGTGAACTCGGCCGGATGCGGCGAGGTGAAGCGCACTCGCTCCAGTCCCTCGATGGTGCCGCAGGCGCGCAGCAGCTTGGCGAAGGCACCGCGATCGCGCGGCTCGTCCGGATCGGCGAAGGAAGCGCCGTAGGAATTGACGTTCTGCCCGAGCAAGGTGACCTCGAGCACGCCCTGCTCGACGAGCGCCTGCACTTCGGCGAGTACGTCGCCGGGCCTGCGGTCGACTTCCTTGCCGCGTAGCGAAGGCACGATGCAGAAGGTGCAGGTGTTGTTGCACCCCACCGATATCGAGACCCAGCCCGCATAGGCGGATTCCCGCTTGGCGGGCAGGGTCGAGGGGAAAGCCTCGAGCGATTCCAGGATCTCGACCTGTGCGTGCTCGTTGTGCCGGGCGCGTTCGAGCAGCACCGGCAGCGAGCCCAGGTTGTGGGTGCCGAACACCACGTCCACCCAGGGCGCCTTGCGCACCACGGTGTCGCGGTCCTTCTGCGCCAGGCAGCCGCCGACCGCGATCTGCATGCCCGGCCGGCCGGCCTTCACCGGCGCGAGATGGCCGAGTGTGCCGTAGAGCTTGTTGTCGGCGTTCTCGCGCACCGCGCAGGTGTTGAAGACGACGAGGTCCGCCGTTGCCCCGGGAGCGACCTTGACGTAGCCGGCGTCCTCGAGCAGACCGGACAAGCGTTCGGAATCGTGCACGTTCATCTGGCAGCCGAAGGTGCGGATCTCGTAGCTGCGTTCTCCGTTCATCACCTGTCCGATCGATTCCACCCGTCCAGGGTACGGGGGCCCGCGTGGGCGTCGCACTCGGTATCCGCGCAGGCCCGGCGGGCGCACGGGATCCCCCTGCCGGGTTACGAGGACGTGACGCCCCGGCGTGGCAATACGGCGTGTTGCCGAAAGCGGGGCAAAACGCTGTTTTCCCCTTAAGGTCGAAGACCATGAGCGATGCCGCCGCCCCGACCGGCACGACCGGCGACGACCCGAAACCGGCCCCCGCCACCGCAGGCTCTGCGCCGCCGATGATTTCGATGCGCGGTGTCGACAAGCACTTCGGCAAGCTGCACGTGCTGCGCGACATCGATCTGGAGGTCCCGCGTGGACAGGTGGTGATCGTCCTCGGCCCGTCCGGTTCAGGGAAGTCCACCCTGATCCGGACCATCAATCGGCTCGAGCCCATCGATTCCGGCGCCATCGCCGTCGACGGCGTTGCGCTGCCGTCGGAGGGCAAGGCGCTGGCTGCGTTGCGCGCCGACGTCGGCATGGTCTTCCAGTCGTTCAATCTGTTCGCGCACAAGACAATTCTCGACAATGTGATGCTCGCCCCGATGAAGGTACGCCGGGTCGGGAAACAGCAGGCGCGCAGCCGGGCGATGGAATTGCTCGAGCGGGTCGGCATCGCCGACCAGGCCGACAAGTACCCCGCCCAGCTGTCCGGCGGTCAGCAGCAGCGAGTCGCCATCGCGCGGGCATTGGCGATGAACCCCAAGGTCATGCTGTTCGACGAGCCGACCTCCGCGCTGGACCCGGAAATGGTCAACGAGGTGCTCGACGTGATGGTCTCGCTCGCCAAAGAGGGCATGACCATGCTGGTGGTCACCCACGAGATGGGCTTCGCCCGGCGCGCGGGCGACCGGGTGCTGTTCATGGCCGACGGCTCGGTCGTCGAGGACACCGACCCCGAAACCTTCTTCACGACACCGAAATCCGAACGAGCCAAGGACTTCCTGGGCAAGATTCTCAGCCACTGAGCATCCCCGTCCCGAACCACGGCAGCGAAATTCACACAAGGAGTTAGGAACTCGATGAGGATCACCCGTGCACTTCGTTTCGGCATCGGGGCGCTCGCCCTGGCCTTGGCCGCCACCGGCTGCGGCGGCGGCGACGAGGGCAGTGCTCTCGAACACGCCGAGGAAGGCAAGCTCACCATCGGCATCAAGTACGACCAGCCGGGTCTGGGACTGCGCACCAAGGACGGCACCTTCACCGGCTTCGACGTCGCGGTCGCCGAGTACGTGGCGGGCAAGCTCGGCGTGCAGCCCGAGGGCATCACCTTCAAGGAGGCTCCGTCCGCGCAGCGCGAGACGCTGATCGAGAACGGCCAGGTCGACTTCATCGTCGCCACCTACTCGATCAACGACAAGCGCAAGGAGAAGGTCGACTTCGCCGGTCCCTACTACGTGGCGGGCCAGTCGCTGCTGGTGCGGGCCGACAACACCGACATCACCGGTCCGGAATCGCTGAACGGCAACAAGAAGCTGTGCTCGGTGAAGGGCTCGACCCCGGCGCAGAACGTCAAGGACAAGTACGCCAACGAGGTGCAGCTGCAGGAGTTCGACACCTACTCGCTGTGCGTGGAGGCGCTGCGCAACGGCTCGGTCGACGCGGTGACCACCGACGACATCATCCTGGCCGGTTTCGCCGCCCAGTCCCCCGGACAGCTCAAGGTGGTCGGCGAGACCTTCACCACCGAGAATTACGGCATCGGCTTGGCCAAGGGTGATCAGGAAACGCGCGACCGGATCAACGACGCGATCGAGGAGATGATCTCCTCGGGCGCGTGGGAGGCCGCGCTGAAGCAGAGCGTCGGCGCCGCCGATTTCACCCCGTCACCCGCACCGCAGGTCGACCGCTACTGAGCCGGAGGGAGGGCGGCCCGCCGCCTCGGGCCGCCCTCACCCGATCGATCCCCCGCTCGACCACCACACACCGATGGGAGGGACGCGCCGGCCGTGTTCGACCTGATCTCGGAATACGACACCCAGATCCTGGAAGCGTTCTGGGTCACGATCAAACTGACCTTCTTCTCCGCGATCGGCGCGCTGGTTCTCGGCACGATCGTCGCCGCGATGCGCGTATCACCGGTCCCGGTCGCCCGCTGGCTGGGCACCGCCTACGTCACCGTCTTCCGCAACACCCCGCTGACCCTGATCATCGTGTTCTGTTCGCTCGGCCTGTATTCGGCGCTGGGCTGGACGCTGGCCGGGGATTCCATCGTCGACAACAACTACTGGTGGGCGATCGTCGGCCTGAGCGTCTATACCGCGGCGTTCGTGTGCGAGTCACTGCGGTCGGGCATCAACACCGTGCCGCTGGGGCAGTCCGAGGCGGGCCGCTCGCTCGGCTTCGGTTTCGCTCAGAATCTGCGCCTGGTGGTGTTGCCGCAGGCTTTCCGTTCGGTGATCGCCCCGCTGGGCAGCGTGCTGATCGCACTGACCAAGAACTCGACCATCGCCGCGGCCATCGGCGTCGCCGAAGCCGCCCACCTGATGGCCGAGATGATCGAGAACGAAGCCGCCCTGCTCGCCATCGGCGCGATCTTCGCTTTCGGCTTCGTCCTCATCACCCTGCCGACCGGCCTGCTGTTCGGCTGGCTCGCGAAGCGATACGAGGTGTCCCGATGAGCGGTCACCCAGGACGCCCACTCATCGACAGGAGGTCGCGCCGATGAGTTCCGGAGCTTCGGTTCTGTTCGACGCGCCCGGACGCCGGGCCCGAATCCGCAACCACATCCTCTCGGTACTGGTCGCCGCCGCGATCATCGCGGCCGGCTACTACCTGTTCCGGGTCTTCGAGCAGAAGGGCCAGTTCGAGGCCGCGAAATGGACACCGTTCCTCGAGCAGGAGGTCTGGACGACCTACCTGCTGCCCGGTCTGCGAGGCACGATCGTCGCGGCGCTGCTGTCCATCGTGTTCGCGATGGTCCTCGGCATGATCTTCGGCATCCTGCGGCTGTCCGAGCATCGCTCGATACGGATCGTGGCGGGCACCGTCGTGGAGTTCGCGCGCGCCATCCCGGTGCTGATCCTGATGATCTTCCTGTTCGCCCTGTTCAGCGAATACGACGTGTTCAAGTCCGACGATCTGGCGCTGGCCGCGGTCGTCACCGCGCTGACCATCTACAACGGCTCGGTCATCGCCGAGATCGTGCGGGCAGGCATCCGCTCGCTGCCGCGCGGGCAGACCGAGGCGGCGCTGGCAGTCGGCATGCGCAAGAACCAGCTGATGCGGCTGATCCTGCTGCCGCAGGCGATCACCGCCATGCTGCCCGCCCTGATCTCGCAGATGGTGGTGGCGCTCAAGGACACGGCCCTGGGGTACCAGATCACCTACGTCGAGATCGTGCGGTCGGGCCAGCAGCTCGGTGCGTCCGAGAGCAACACGATCCCCGCGCTGGTCGTCGTCGCGCTCGTCATGATCGCGCTCAACAGCACGCTGACCTTCGTCGCGACCGCGGTGGAGC from Nocardia higoensis includes the following:
- a CDS encoding glutamate ABC transporter substrate-binding protein; its protein translation is MRITRALRFGIGALALALAATGCGGGDEGSALEHAEEGKLTIGIKYDQPGLGLRTKDGTFTGFDVAVAEYVAGKLGVQPEGITFKEAPSAQRETLIENGQVDFIVATYSINDKRKEKVDFAGPYYVAGQSLLVRADNTDITGPESLNGNKKLCSVKGSTPAQNVKDKYANEVQLQEFDTYSLCVEALRNGSVDAVTTDDIILAGFAAQSPGQLKVVGETFTTENYGIGLAKGDQETRDRINDAIEEMISSGAWEAALKQSVGAADFTPSPAPQVDRY
- a CDS encoding amino acid ABC transporter permease — its product is MSSGASVLFDAPGRRARIRNHILSVLVAAAIIAAGYYLFRVFEQKGQFEAAKWTPFLEQEVWTTYLLPGLRGTIVAALLSIVFAMVLGMIFGILRLSEHRSIRIVAGTVVEFARAIPVLILMIFLFALFSEYDVFKSDDLALAAVVTALTIYNGSVIAEIVRAGIRSLPRGQTEAALAVGMRKNQLMRLILLPQAITAMLPALISQMVVALKDTALGYQITYVEIVRSGQQLGASESNTIPALVVVALVMIALNSTLTFVATAVERRLRSGKRAKGGAVLAADSVITDAAPGMDLEKR
- the miaB gene encoding tRNA (N6-isopentenyl adenosine(37)-C2)-methylthiotransferase MiaB encodes the protein MNGERSYEIRTFGCQMNVHDSERLSGLLEDAGYVKVAPGATADLVVFNTCAVRENADNKLYGTLGHLAPVKAGRPGMQIAVGGCLAQKDRDTVVRKAPWVDVVFGTHNLGSLPVLLERARHNEHAQVEILESLEAFPSTLPAKRESAYAGWVSISVGCNNTCTFCIVPSLRGKEVDRRPGDVLAEVQALVEQGVLEVTLLGQNVNSYGASFADPDEPRDRGAFAKLLRACGTIEGLERVRFTSPHPAEFTDDVIEAMAQTPNICPQLHMPLQSGSDRVLKAMRRSYRKARYLGIIEKVRAAITTDIIVGFPGETEADFQETLDVVRQARFTSAFTFQYSKRPGTPAAEMPDQLPKQVVQERYDRLIALQEEISLAANRDLIGAEVELLVAEGAGKKNAATARMSGRARDGRLVHFRPGGTAEPIRPGDLITVDVTEAAPHHLIADSPIRNHRRTRAGDAHERGVTPKTAPIGVGLGLPRIGAPAPEPAAAGCSTGCGS
- a CDS encoding amino acid ABC transporter permease, with product MFDLISEYDTQILEAFWVTIKLTFFSAIGALVLGTIVAAMRVSPVPVARWLGTAYVTVFRNTPLTLIIVFCSLGLYSALGWTLAGDSIVDNNYWWAIVGLSVYTAAFVCESLRSGINTVPLGQSEAGRSLGFGFAQNLRLVVLPQAFRSVIAPLGSVLIALTKNSTIAAAIGVAEAAHLMAEMIENEAALLAIGAIFAFGFVLITLPTGLLFGWLAKRYEVSR
- a CDS encoding DUF349 domain-containing protein, with the protein product MTDSNGTAKATPGSAPRPSGAPKPGGSKPHPKPHAVKPAPGPAQQHPHPVVVPTVTDPARWGRVDEDGTAWVKTADGERIVGSWQAGDAAEGLAHFGRRFDDLATEVALLEARLAAGADARKTKAEAIRLAESLPTAAVIGDIDGLAQRLRAITEHSEEAAAHAKEEKERARHEHTERKEALCAEAEQIAAESTQWKHAGDRLREILDEWKTIRGVDRKVDDALWKRYSKAREAFNRRRGAHFAELDRERAAAKTRKEELCVQAEELSGSTDWAGTAAVFRELLNEWKAAGRAPREADEALWRRFKSAQDVFFAARNAAVSERDAEFEANAVAKEELLAAYAYLDPAHLDPAQDLDAARAGLRELQERWEAIGKVPRERMHDLEGKLRAIEKRVREAVDDQWRRTDPEAMARAAQFREKVAHFEEQAAKAEAAGRPRDAEKAREQAKQWREWAEAAEGAVSNL
- a CDS encoding amino acid ABC transporter ATP-binding protein, coding for MISMRGVDKHFGKLHVLRDIDLEVPRGQVVIVLGPSGSGKSTLIRTINRLEPIDSGAIAVDGVALPSEGKALAALRADVGMVFQSFNLFAHKTILDNVMLAPMKVRRVGKQQARSRAMELLERVGIADQADKYPAQLSGGQQQRVAIARALAMNPKVMLFDEPTSALDPEMVNEVLDVMVSLAKEGMTMLVVTHEMGFARRAGDRVLFMADGSVVEDTDPETFFTTPKSERAKDFLGKILSH